In Sphaerodactylus townsendi isolate TG3544 linkage group LG13, MPM_Stown_v2.3, whole genome shotgun sequence, one DNA window encodes the following:
- the RAB35 gene encoding ras-related protein Rab-35 isoform X1 — protein sequence MARDYDHLFKLLIIGDSGVGKSSLLLRFADNTFSGSYITTIGVDFKIRTVEINGEKVKLQIWDTAGQERFRTITSTYYRGTHGVIVVYDVTSAESFVNVKRWLHEINQNCDDVCRILVGNKNDDPERKVVETEDAYKFAGQMGIQLFETSAKENINVEEMFNCITELVLRAKKDNLAKQQQQQQNDVVKLTKNSKRKKRCC from the exons gTGTTGGCAAGAGCAGCTTGCTGTTACGCTTCGCAGACAACACTTTCTCAG GCAGCTACATTACTACAATTGGGGTAGACTTCAAAATCCGAACAGTCGAGATAAATGGAGAAAAGGTGAAGCTACAAATCTGGGATACTGCTGGACAGGAGCGCTTCCGGACCATCACATCAAC gTACTACAGAGGAACACACGGAGTTATTGTGGTTTACGACGTCACAAGTGCCGAATCGTTTGTGAATGTGAAGCGGTGGTTGCACGAAATAAACCAGAACTGCGACGACGTTTGCCGGATATTGG TTGGCAATAAGAATGATGATCCAGAGAGGAAAGTGGTGGAGACGGAAGATGCCTATAAATTTGCCGGGCAGATGGGGATCCAGCTGTTTGAGACAAGCGCCAAAGAGAACATCAACGTGGAAGAG ATGTTCAACTGCATCACAGAGCTGGTTCTGCGAGCAAAGAAAGACAACctggcaaagcagcagcagcagcaacagaacgaCGTGGTGAAGCTAACGAAGAACAGTAAACGGAAGAAGCGGTGCTGCTAA